In one Myotis daubentonii chromosome 1, mMyoDau2.1, whole genome shotgun sequence genomic region, the following are encoded:
- the SERPINA1 gene encoding alpha-1-antitrypsin has product MPSSITWGLLLLAGLCCLAPASLAVQDTDAAEHDHESASHKIAPNLADFAFSLYRQVAHQSNTTNIFFSPVSIATAFAMLSLGAKGNTHTQILEGLDFNLTERAEADIHRGFENLLHTLNQPDNQLQLNTGNGLFIDDSVKLVDKFLEDVKKTYHSKAFSVNFKHSEEAKKQINDFVEKGTQGKIVDLVQELDKDTVLALVNYIFFKGKWVKPFNASETTEKDFYVDEATTVKVPMMKRQGRYNLHHCDKLSSSVLLMDYVGNATAFFILPDEGKMRHMEDLLTKEDLSMFLKNRHYSSALLSMPKLSISGTYDLKAILGKMGITKVFSDGAELSGISEGAPLKLSKAVHKAVLTLDEKGTEAAGATYLEIMPMSLPLSVEFNRPFVVVIYDTVTKVPLFVGKVVNPTQK; this is encoded by the exons ATGCCGTCCTCTATCACGTGGGGCCTCCTCCTGCTGGCAGGCCTGTGCTGCCtggcccctgcctccctggctgTCCAGGACACAGATGCAGCTGAGCACGATCATGAGTCCGCCAGCCACAAGATCGCCCCCAACCTGGCCGACTTCGCCTTCAGCCTGTACCGCCAGGTGGCCCATCAGTCCAACACCACCAACATCTTCTTCTCCCCAGTGAGCATCGCTACAGCCTTTGCCATGCTCTCCCTGGGGGCCAAGGGCAACACTCACACCCAGATCCTGGAGGGCCTTGATTTCAACCTCACAGAGAGAGCAGAGGCTGACATCCACAGAGGCTTTGAGAATCTCCTCCATACCCTCAACCAGCCAGACAACCAGCTGCAGCTGAACACCGGCAACGGCTTGTTCATCGATGACAGCGTGAAGCTGGTGGATAAGTTTTTGGAGGATGTCAAGAAAACGTATCACTCCAAAGCCTTCTCCGTCAACTTCAAGCACTCCGAAGAAGCCAAGAAACAAATCAATGATTTCGTCGAGAAGGGAACCCAAGGGAAAATTGTGGATCTGGTCCAAGAGCTTGACAAAGACACAGTGTTAGCCCTGGTGAATTACATCTTCTTTAAAG GCAAATGGGTGAAGCCCTTTAATGCTAGTGAGACCACCGAGAAGGACTTCTACGTGGACGAGGCCACCACGGTCAAGGTGCCCATGATGAAGCGCCAGGGCAGGTATAACCTGCACCACTGCGACAAGCTCTCCAGCTCGGTGCTGCTCATGGACTATGTGGGCAATGCCACCGCCTTCTTCATCCTGCCCGACGAGGGGAAGATGCGCCACATGGAGGACCTGCTCACCAAGGAGGACCTCAGCATGTTCCTGAAAAACAGACACTACAG TTCTGCCCTTCTGAGTATGcccaaactgtctatttctggaaCCTACGATCTGAAAGCCATCCTGGGCAAAATGGGCATCACCAAGGTCTTCAGTGATGGGGCTGAGCTCTCGGGGATCAGCGAGGGGGCTCCCCTGAAGCTGTCCAAG gcCGTGCATAAGGCTGTGCTGACCCTGGATGAGAAGGGGACCGAAGCTGCCGGGGCCACATATCTGGAAATCATGCCGATGTCGCTTCCCCTGAGTGTTGAGTTCAACAGACCCTTTGTCGTGGTCATCTATGATACAGTCACCAAAGTCCCCCTCTTTGTGGGCAAGGTGGTGAATCCCACCCAGAAATAG